In Aedes albopictus strain Foshan chromosome 3, AalbF5, whole genome shotgun sequence, the following are encoded in one genomic region:
- the LOC115257528 gene encoding uncharacterized protein LOC115257528 — protein MKVPTAKSSEKAASSAKSPGKGAVAKETPIRPPKKKVGVTLKNKTSAAPARESLTYIEPEGLFKIEFGGKNINLSVDEAFELISLDEQKKKWENPDVELFAVPPPTELEVKLPEGFIMAIQCLSLRLSIR, from the exons ATGAAAGTGCCGACGGCAAAAAGTAGCGAGAAAGCTGCATCGAGTGCGAAATCTCCCGGAAAAGGTGCCGTGGCCAAGGAAACGCCCATCCGACCCCCGAAGAAGAAAGTGGGGGTGACACTGAAAAATAAGACCTCCGCTGCACCGGCCAGGGAGTCTCTGACCTACATCGAGCCGGAAGGGCTGTTCAAGATCGAGTTCGGCGGAAAGAACATCAACCTGTCGGTGGACGAAGCATTTGAGCTGATCAGTTTGGACGAGCAGAAGAAAAAGTGGGAAAATCCGGATGTGGAGCTTTTTGCCGTGCCACCACCGACGGAACTGGAAGTGAAGCTTCCGGAGG GCTTCATCATGGCTATTCAATGTTTATCTCTTCGGTTATCAATTCGATGA